A section of the Rhizomicrobium sp. genome encodes:
- a CDS encoding aldo/keto reductase, whose product MFAATAIRNFVTRRGRALPFNLLGFGSATLGNLGRAFTEEECDRTLAHAWDRGLRYFDTAPLYGLGLSEERVGRNLRSRPRDEYLLSTKVGRLIEPCAPGESNAGVFVTAPDRKFLYDYSYDGVMRSFEESLKRLGLDRIDILLVHDVDGFTHGSREASEARIQELMRTGGWRALDELRANGAVSAIGLGVNEGQPCARILELADPDLFLLAGRYTLLEQAPLGTLFPQCARAGAGIVIGGPYNSGVLAGKPTFDYASIPPDVAARVKALTEICRAHDVALRAAALQFVAAHPLVVSVIPGAVSPEEVDDNVAMLEAAIPPALWRDLKAAGLLHPDAPTPA is encoded by the coding sequence ATGTTCGCCGCGACCGCCATCCGCAATTTCGTCACCCGGCGGGGCAGGGCGCTGCCCTTCAACCTGCTGGGTTTCGGCTCCGCCACGCTGGGCAATCTCGGCCGGGCTTTCACCGAAGAGGAATGCGACCGGACCCTCGCTCATGCCTGGGATCGCGGCCTGCGCTATTTCGACACCGCGCCGCTCTACGGGCTGGGCCTTTCCGAAGAGCGCGTCGGCCGTAACCTGCGGTCGCGCCCGCGGGACGAATACCTTCTCTCGACCAAGGTCGGCCGCCTGATCGAGCCCTGCGCGCCGGGGGAGTCCAATGCCGGTGTCTTCGTCACGGCGCCCGACCGCAAATTCCTCTACGACTATTCCTATGACGGCGTCATGCGCTCCTTCGAGGAAAGCCTGAAGCGCCTCGGCCTGGACCGCATCGACATCCTTCTGGTGCACGATGTCGACGGCTTCACCCATGGCAGCCGCGAAGCCTCCGAAGCCCGCATCCAAGAGTTGATGCGGACCGGCGGCTGGCGGGCGCTCGACGAGTTGCGGGCAAACGGCGCCGTCTCGGCCATCGGCCTCGGCGTCAACGAGGGACAGCCCTGCGCGCGGATATTGGAGCTTGCCGATCCCGATCTTTTCCTTCTCGCGGGACGCTACACGCTGCTGGAGCAGGCGCCGCTGGGGACCCTGTTTCCGCAATGCGCCAGGGCCGGCGCCGGCATCGTGATCGGCGGGCCCTACAATTCCGGCGTGCTTGCCGGCAAGCCGACCTTCGACTACGCCTCCATCCCGCCGGATGTCGCCGCGCGCGTGAAGGCCCTGACCGAGATATGCCGCGCGCATGACGTGGCGCTGCGCGCGGCCGCCCTGCAATTCGTCGCTGCCCATCCCCTCGTGGTCAGTGTCATCCCCGGCGCCGTCTCGCCGGAAGAGGTCGACGACAACGTCGCGATGCTCGAAGCTGCGATCCCGCCCGCGCTGTGGCGCGATCTGAAGGCCGCCGGTCTCCTGCACCCGGACGCGCCCACACCCGCTTAG
- a CDS encoding oligopeptide:H+ symporter — MAEAIFDTKHTRRDTAFFGHPAGLGWLAFSELWERFSYYGMTALLVLYMTHSLLTPQHMSHVLGFGPFQSFIALIYGPASGQALASHIYGFYTAFVYLTPIGGGLLADRVIGRTNAVTIGAILMAVGHFLMAFDATFLLALLCLLLGVGCFKGNISSQVGALYRDGDPRRADAFQIFLFFVQIAVIASPFVCGRLADSFGPHYGFGAAGAGMLIGLATYLLGRRSLPPDAPRTTRGEAPARPALTRDDWTKIALLVALLPVLAVAAVGNQEIFNAYLVWGEANYQLALFGLHMPITDLLGYGSIISAATIAISVAFWRWWAARWPEPDELTKIAAGVALSATAPLLLVLASSIIAAHGGRISLVWAIGFEILNDFGFANVVPVGLALYSRAAPKGMASTIIGVYYLHLFAGNFFVGWVGGLLSTMSATSFWALHVVLILGAAAVLFLVKFLFGRVLAPAYTEAETAAIR, encoded by the coding sequence GTGGCCGAAGCCATCTTCGATACAAAACACACGCGTCGCGACACCGCTTTCTTCGGACATCCCGCCGGTCTCGGCTGGCTCGCCTTCTCCGAATTGTGGGAGCGGTTTTCCTATTACGGCATGACGGCGCTGCTGGTGCTTTACATGACGCACAGCCTGTTGACGCCGCAGCATATGAGCCACGTCCTGGGCTTCGGGCCGTTCCAGTCGTTCATCGCCCTGATCTACGGTCCGGCGTCGGGACAGGCCCTCGCTTCGCACATCTACGGCTTCTACACGGCGTTCGTGTATCTCACGCCGATCGGCGGCGGCCTGCTCGCCGACCGCGTCATCGGCCGCACCAACGCGGTGACCATCGGCGCGATCCTGATGGCCGTCGGCCATTTCCTGATGGCGTTCGACGCGACCTTCCTCCTGGCGCTGCTCTGCCTTCTGCTCGGCGTCGGCTGTTTCAAGGGCAACATCTCGAGCCAGGTCGGCGCCCTCTACCGGGACGGCGATCCGCGGCGCGCCGATGCCTTTCAGATCTTCCTGTTCTTCGTGCAGATCGCCGTGATCGCCTCGCCCTTCGTGTGCGGAAGGCTGGCCGACAGCTTCGGGCCGCATTACGGCTTCGGCGCGGCCGGCGCCGGCATGCTGATCGGCCTTGCCACCTATCTTCTCGGCCGCCGCAGCCTGCCGCCCGATGCACCCCGGACGACGCGCGGCGAAGCCCCGGCGCGGCCGGCGCTCACGCGCGACGACTGGACCAAGATCGCGCTCCTCGTCGCGCTGCTGCCGGTGCTCGCGGTGGCGGCCGTGGGCAATCAGGAGATCTTCAACGCCTATCTGGTGTGGGGCGAGGCGAACTACCAGCTCGCATTGTTCGGCCTGCACATGCCGATCACCGACCTTCTCGGCTACGGCTCGATCATCAGCGCCGCGACCATCGCGATCTCAGTCGCGTTCTGGCGGTGGTGGGCGGCGCGCTGGCCCGAGCCGGACGAACTGACGAAGATCGCGGCCGGCGTCGCGCTCAGCGCGACGGCGCCGCTCCTGCTCGTGCTGGCATCGTCGATCATCGCCGCGCATGGCGGCAGGATCAGCCTCGTCTGGGCGATCGGGTTCGAGATCCTGAACGATTTCGGCTTCGCCAATGTGGTGCCGGTCGGCCTCGCGCTCTATTCGCGGGCGGCGCCCAAGGGCATGGCAAGCACCATCATCGGCGTCTATTACCTTCATCTGTTCGCGGGAAATTTCTTCGTCGGCTGGGTCGGCGGCCTGCTGTCGACGATGAGCGCGACGTCGTTCTGGGCGCTGCACGTCGTCCTGATCCTGGGCGCGGCGGCGGTGCTGTTCCTGGTCAAATTCCTGTTCGGCCGTGTGCTGGCGCCGGCCTATACCGAAGCGGAGACGGCTGCGATCCGCTAA